In Streptomyces alboniger, the following are encoded in one genomic region:
- the nuoI gene encoding NADH-quinone oxidoreductase subunit NuoI produces MAEPNNESPASPDSPHESNQSKQGFQNPVAGFGVTFKAMFKKRLTEQYPEQQKITAPRFHGRHQLNRHPDGLEKCVGCELCAWACPADAIYVEGADNTEEERYSPGERYGRVYQINYARCILCGLCIEACPTRALTMTNEFELADSSRESLIYTKEQLLAGLEEGMVESPHSIFPGMDEQDYYRGLVTEAAPGTVPQVALSKGETPQEAASDFGDAEPASGKVAGR; encoded by the coding sequence ATGGCTGAGCCGAACAACGAATCACCGGCATCGCCGGATTCACCCCACGAGTCGAACCAATCGAAGCAGGGGTTCCAGAACCCTGTCGCGGGCTTCGGCGTGACCTTCAAGGCCATGTTCAAGAAGCGGCTGACCGAGCAGTATCCGGAGCAGCAGAAGATCACCGCTCCCCGCTTCCACGGCAGGCACCAGCTGAACCGCCATCCGGACGGCCTGGAGAAGTGCGTCGGCTGCGAGCTCTGCGCCTGGGCCTGCCCCGCCGACGCCATCTACGTGGAGGGCGCGGACAACACGGAAGAGGAGCGGTACTCCCCTGGTGAGCGGTACGGCCGCGTCTACCAGATCAACTACGCCCGCTGCATCCTGTGCGGCCTGTGCATCGAGGCGTGCCCCACGCGCGCGTTGACGATGACGAACGAGTTCGAGCTGGCCGACAGCAGCCGCGAGAGCCTCATCTACACAAAGGAGCAGCTGCTCGCCGGGCTTGAGGAGGGCATGGTCGAAAGTCCGCACTCGATCTTCCCGGGCATGGACGAGCAGGACTACTACCGAGGCCTGGTGACCGAGGCCGCTCCCGGGACGGTTCCCCAAGTGGCCCTCTCCAAGGGGGAGACGCCTCAGGAGGCGGCCTCCGACTTCGGGGACGCCGAGCCGGCCTCCGGGAAGGTGGCCGGCCGATGA
- a CDS encoding NADH-quinone oxidoreductase subunit J — MTQLAAYTTSTGEAFQFWILGTVAVIGALCTILMKKAVHSALCLAGTMIILAVFYLANGAYFLGIVQIVVYTGAIMMLFLFVVMLVGVTAADSLKETIKGQRWLAALCGLGFAVLLFAGIGNASVKEFNGLGKANAGGNVEGLAGLIFTKYVFAFEITGALLITATVGAMVLTHRERTERAKTQRERSEERVREGKHLPPLPAPGVYARHNAVDIAGLLPDGTPSELTVNKTLRERGQIRDVSREALDDLRALEQRSADRLERPDLRGTGSGRTDIGRTEEASK; from the coding sequence ATGACGCAGCTCGCCGCCTACACCACCTCCACGGGCGAGGCCTTCCAGTTCTGGATCCTCGGCACGGTCGCCGTGATCGGCGCCCTGTGCACGATCCTCATGAAGAAGGCCGTGCACAGCGCGCTCTGCCTCGCCGGGACCATGATCATCCTGGCGGTCTTCTACCTCGCCAACGGCGCGTACTTCCTGGGCATCGTCCAGATCGTCGTCTACACCGGCGCGATCATGATGCTGTTCCTCTTCGTGGTCATGCTCGTCGGCGTCACCGCCGCCGACTCCCTGAAGGAGACCATCAAGGGACAGCGCTGGCTGGCCGCCCTGTGCGGCCTCGGCTTCGCGGTACTGCTCTTCGCGGGCATCGGGAACGCCTCGGTGAAGGAGTTCAACGGCCTCGGCAAGGCGAACGCCGGCGGCAATGTGGAGGGCCTCGCGGGGCTCATCTTCACCAAGTACGTTTTCGCCTTCGAGATCACCGGAGCGCTGCTCATCACCGCCACGGTCGGCGCGATGGTGCTCACCCACCGGGAGCGCACGGAGCGCGCCAAGACCCAGCGCGAGCGGTCCGAGGAGCGCGTGCGCGAGGGCAAGCACCTGCCACCCCTCCCCGCCCCCGGGGTGTACGCCCGGCACAACGCCGTGGACATCGCGGGCCTGCTCCCCGACGGCACCCCGTCGGAGCTGACGGTCAACAAGACCCTGCGCGAGCGCGGCCAGATCCGTGACGTGTCGCGCGAGGCCCTGGACGACCTGCGGGCGCTGGAACAGCGCTCCGCCGACCGCCTGGAGCGGCCCGACCTGCGCGGCACCGGCAGCGGGCGGACCGACATCGGGCGGACCGAGGAGGCGTCGAAGTGA
- the recQ gene encoding DNA helicase RecQ gives MTGGVTQSDALRTLHRVFGYDAFRGEQEAVIDHVVAGGDAVVLMPTGGGKSLCYQIPALVRPGTGVVVSPLIALMQDQVDALRTAGVRAGFINSTQDFDERRVMEAEFLAGELDVLYLAPERLRLDATLDLLSRGKISVFAIDEAHCVAQWGHDFRPDYLALSVLGQRWPDVPRIALTATATHATHREITERLGMPDAKHFVASFDRPNIQYRIVPKAEPKKQLLSFLKEEHAGDAGIVYCLSRNSVEKTAEFLCQNGIEAVPYHAGLDGGTRARHQSRFLREEGLVVCATIAFGMGIDKPDVRFVAHLDLPKSVEGYYQETGRAGRDGLPSTAWMAYGLQDVVQQRKLIQGGEGDEAFRRRAASHLDSMLALCETARCRRAQLLTYFGQEAPEACGNCDTCLAPPETWDGTVAAQKVLSTVVRLQRERGQKFGAGQIIDILLGKKTAKVIQFDHDQLSVFGIGEELAEAEWRGVVRQLLAQGLLAVEGEYGTLVLTETSGSVLGREREVRLRKEPKRAPAARAAKGERKAKAAAAVAELAPEAVPVFEALRAWRGAQAKEQGVPAYVIFHDATLREIATLRPTSVGDLAGISGVGEKKRATYGEGVVGVVAEFAGSGGAPGGDVPPAEEASSGGPQSAPGGDAELGWGDEEEPDWAS, from the coding sequence ATGACCGGCGGGGTGACGCAGAGCGACGCGCTGCGCACACTCCACCGCGTCTTCGGGTACGACGCCTTCCGCGGCGAGCAGGAAGCGGTCATCGACCACGTGGTGGCCGGCGGCGACGCCGTCGTCCTCATGCCCACCGGCGGCGGCAAGTCCCTCTGCTATCAGATCCCGGCCCTGGTCAGACCGGGCACGGGCGTGGTGGTGTCCCCGCTCATCGCGCTCATGCAGGACCAGGTGGACGCGCTGCGGACGGCCGGTGTCCGCGCCGGGTTCATCAACTCCACGCAGGACTTCGACGAGCGGCGCGTGATGGAGGCCGAGTTCCTCGCGGGCGAGCTGGACGTGCTCTATCTCGCCCCGGAGCGGCTGCGCCTGGACGCCACCCTGGACCTCCTCTCGCGCGGCAAGATCTCCGTCTTCGCCATCGACGAGGCGCACTGTGTCGCGCAGTGGGGGCACGACTTCCGGCCCGACTACCTGGCGCTCTCCGTGCTCGGGCAGCGCTGGCCGGACGTCCCGCGCATCGCCCTGACGGCGACGGCCACGCACGCCACGCACCGGGAGATCACCGAGCGGCTCGGCATGCCGGACGCCAAGCACTTCGTGGCGAGCTTCGACCGGCCCAACATCCAGTACCGCATCGTGCCCAAGGCCGAGCCGAAGAAGCAGCTCCTGTCCTTCCTGAAGGAGGAGCACGCGGGCGACGCCGGCATCGTCTACTGCCTCTCGCGGAACTCGGTGGAGAAGACCGCCGAGTTCCTGTGCCAAAACGGCATCGAGGCGGTCCCGTACCACGCGGGGCTCGACGGCGGCACGCGCGCGCGGCACCAGTCCCGCTTCCTGCGGGAGGAAGGCCTCGTCGTCTGCGCCACGATCGCCTTCGGCATGGGCATCGACAAGCCGGACGTCCGCTTCGTCGCCCACCTCGACCTGCCCAAGTCGGTCGAGGGGTACTACCAGGAGACGGGCCGCGCGGGCCGGGACGGCCTGCCCTCGACGGCCTGGATGGCGTACGGCCTTCAGGACGTCGTCCAGCAGCGCAAGCTGATCCAGGGCGGCGAGGGCGACGAGGCGTTCCGGCGCCGGGCCGCCTCCCACCTGGACTCGATGCTGGCGCTCTGCGAGACCGCGCGGTGCCGCCGGGCCCAGCTGCTCACGTACTTCGGCCAGGAGGCGCCGGAGGCGTGCGGGAACTGCGACACGTGCCTCGCCCCGCCCGAGACCTGGGACGGCACGGTCGCGGCGCAGAAGGTGCTCTCCACGGTGGTGCGCCTTCAGCGTGAGCGCGGCCAGAAGTTCGGCGCGGGCCAGATCATCGACATCCTGCTCGGCAAGAAGACCGCGAAGGTCATCCAGTTCGACCACGACCAGCTCTCGGTCTTCGGTATCGGCGAGGAGCTGGCCGAGGCCGAATGGCGGGGCGTGGTGCGGCAGTTGCTGGCGCAGGGCCTGCTCGCGGTCGAGGGGGAGTACGGCACGCTGGTGCTCACCGAGACGAGCGGATCCGTCCTCGGCCGGGAGCGCGAGGTGCGGCTGCGCAAGGAGCCGAAGCGGGCCCCGGCCGCGCGGGCCGCGAAGGGTGAGCGCAAGGCGAAGGCGGCGGCAGCGGTCGCCGAGCTGGCCCCGGAGGCGGTGCCGGTCTTCGAGGCGCTGCGTGCCTGGCGCGGCGCCCAGGCCAAGGAGCAGGGTGTCCCCGCGTATGTGATCTTCCACGACGCGACGCTGCGCGAGATCGCCACGCTGCGGCCCACGTCCGTGGGGGACCTCGCGGGCATCAGCGGGGTGGGCGAGAAGAAGCGGGCGACGTATGGCGAGGGGGTGGTCGGGGTCGTCGCGGAGTTCGCTGGCTCGGGCGGGGCGCCCGGCGGGGATGTGCCGCCCGCCGAGGAGGCTTCCTCCGGTGGCCCGCAGTCGGCGCCGGGCGGGGACGCCGAGCTGGGCTGGGGTGACGAGGAGGAGCCGGACTGGGCGTCCTGA
- a CDS encoding NADH-quinone oxidoreductase subunit M produces MSFPLLTATAALPAVGAIATAAVPAARRSAAKWLALLVSLATLALAVTVLVRFDPDGDRYQLTESRAWIADFGVRYELGVDGIGVALIGLTALLIPFIILAGWHDADPLETKSSRWRPTQGFFALILAVEAMVIISFEATDVFLFYIFFEAMLIPMYFLIGGFGDRAHAGSDENASAQRSYAAVKFLLYNLVGGLIMLAAVIGLYVVAGNFSLQEIAEARANGTLDMATSTERWLFLGFFFAFAVKAPLWPLHTWLPNAMGESTAPVAVLITAVVDKVGTFAMLRFCLGLFPEASKWATPVIVVLALISIIYGALLAVGQRDIKRLVAYASISHFGFIVLGIFAMTSQGQSGATLYMVNHGISTAALMLVAGFLISRRGSRLIADYGGVQKVAPVLAGTFLIGGLATLSLPGLAPFVSEFLVLVGAFARYPVAGIVATLGIVLAALYTLVLYQRTMTGPVKPEVSAMPDLRVRELVVVAPLIALLIGLGVYPKPLTELVNPAVKHTMSDVQQKDPEPEVEAAK; encoded by the coding sequence ATGTCCTTTCCTCTGCTGACAGCGACGGCGGCCCTGCCCGCGGTCGGCGCGATCGCCACGGCAGCCGTCCCGGCCGCCCGGCGCTCCGCCGCCAAGTGGCTCGCGCTGCTCGTCTCGCTCGCCACGCTGGCCCTGGCCGTGACCGTGCTCGTGCGGTTCGACCCGGACGGCGACCGCTATCAACTGACCGAGTCCCGCGCGTGGATCGCGGACTTCGGGGTGCGGTACGAACTGGGGGTCGACGGCATCGGCGTCGCGCTCATCGGACTCACCGCGCTGCTCATCCCGTTCATCATCCTGGCGGGCTGGCACGACGCCGACCCCCTGGAGACGAAATCGTCGCGGTGGCGTCCCACCCAGGGCTTCTTCGCCCTGATCCTCGCCGTCGAGGCGATGGTGATCATCTCCTTCGAGGCCACCGACGTCTTCCTCTTCTACATCTTCTTCGAAGCCATGCTCATCCCGATGTACTTCCTCATCGGCGGCTTCGGGGACCGCGCCCACGCGGGCAGCGACGAGAACGCCTCGGCGCAACGCTCGTACGCGGCCGTGAAGTTCCTGCTCTACAACCTCGTCGGCGGCCTCATCATGCTGGCCGCCGTGATCGGGCTCTACGTAGTGGCGGGGAACTTCTCGCTCCAGGAGATCGCCGAGGCCCGCGCCAACGGCACGCTCGACATGGCGACCAGCACTGAGCGGTGGCTCTTCCTCGGCTTCTTCTTCGCCTTCGCGGTGAAGGCGCCGCTGTGGCCGCTGCACACCTGGCTGCCGAACGCGATGGGGGAGTCCACGGCCCCGGTCGCCGTGCTGATCACGGCGGTGGTCGACAAGGTCGGCACGTTCGCGATGCTGCGGTTCTGCCTCGGGCTCTTCCCCGAGGCGAGCAAGTGGGCGACGCCCGTCATCGTCGTACTCGCGCTGATCAGCATCATCTACGGCGCGCTGCTCGCGGTCGGCCAGCGCGACATCAAGCGCCTGGTGGCGTACGCGTCGATCTCGCACTTCGGGTTCATCGTGCTCGGCATCTTCGCGATGACCTCGCAGGGCCAGTCGGGCGCGACGCTCTACATGGTCAACCACGGCATCTCGACCGCCGCGCTGATGCTGGTGGCCGGTTTCCTCATCTCGCGGCGCGGCTCGCGTCTGATCGCCGACTACGGAGGGGTGCAGAAAGTCGCCCCGGTGCTCGCGGGCACCTTCCTGATCGGCGGCCTGGCCACGCTCTCGCTGCCGGGGCTCGCGCCCTTCGTGAGTGAATTCCTCGTCCTGGTCGGCGCGTTCGCGCGCTATCCGGTGGCCGGGATCGTCGCGACCCTCGGCATCGTGCTCGCCGCGCTCTACACCCTCGTCCTCTACCAGCGGACGATGACGGGCCCCGTGAAGCCGGAGGTCTCGGCCATGCCGGACCTGCGGGTGCGTGAACTGGTCGTCGTCGCCCCGCTGATCGCGCTCCTGATCGGCCTCGGGGTCTACCCGAAGCCGCTCACCGAGCTGGTGAACCCGGCGGTCAAGCACACCATGTCCGACGTACAGCAGAAGGACCCCGAGCCCGAGGTGGAGGCGGCCAAGTGA
- the nuoN gene encoding NADH-quinone oxidoreductase subunit NuoN gives MSASAVHSLWTMAADPIDKIDAPKIEYGQLSPTLIVIGAAVLGVLIEAFVPRKSRYYVQLFVTVVALTAAFAAVVGLAARGFGTTKAQIAAMGAIAVDGPALFLQGTILLAGLVAVFTFAERRLDPVTHGNRVDSFVAQAGAVPGSEGEQAATKAGFTTTEVFPLALFAIGGMLVFPAANDLLTLFIALEVFSLPLYLLCALARRKRLMSQEAAVKYFLLGAFASAFTLFGIALLYGYAGSVSYATIANVVEGNISTMDPALADTMGNDALLLIGVAMVVMGLLFKVGAVPFHMWTPDVYQGAPTPVTGFMAAATKVAAFGALLRLLYVVLPGLRWDWRPVMWGIAIITMLGGAIVAITQTDIKRLLAYSSIAHAGFILAGVVATTPDGVSSVLFYLAAYSFVTIGAFAVVTLVRDAGGEATHLSKWAGLGRRSPLVAAVFAVFLLAFAGIPLTSGFTGKFAVFKAAAEGGAGALVVVGVLSSAIAAFFYIRVIVLMFFSEPKADGPTVAVPSPLTMTAIGVGVAVTLVLGVAPQYFLDLAGQAGVFVR, from the coding sequence GTGAGCGCATCAGCCGTCCACAGCCTGTGGACAATGGCCGCCGATCCGATCGACAAGATCGACGCGCCCAAGATCGAGTATGGGCAGTTGTCGCCGACGTTGATCGTCATCGGCGCGGCCGTCCTCGGAGTGCTCATCGAAGCCTTCGTCCCGCGCAAGTCCCGTTACTACGTCCAGTTGTTCGTGACCGTCGTAGCCCTCACCGCGGCCTTCGCCGCCGTGGTGGGGCTCGCGGCCCGCGGATTCGGTACGACGAAGGCGCAGATCGCGGCGATGGGCGCGATCGCGGTCGACGGGCCCGCGCTCTTCCTCCAGGGCACCATCCTGCTCGCCGGGCTCGTCGCCGTCTTCACCTTCGCGGAGCGGCGGCTCGACCCGGTGACGCACGGCAACCGCGTGGACTCGTTCGTCGCGCAGGCCGGGGCCGTGCCGGGCAGCGAGGGCGAACAGGCCGCCACGAAGGCCGGGTTCACCACCACCGAGGTGTTCCCGCTGGCGCTCTTCGCCATCGGCGGCATGCTCGTCTTCCCCGCGGCGAACGACCTCCTGACGCTCTTCATCGCGCTGGAAGTCTTCTCCCTGCCGCTGTACCTGCTGTGCGCGCTCGCCCGCCGCAAGCGCCTCATGTCGCAGGAAGCCGCCGTCAAGTACTTCCTGCTCGGCGCGTTCGCCTCCGCGTTCACGCTCTTCGGCATCGCGCTCCTGTACGGGTACGCGGGCTCGGTGTCGTACGCGACGATCGCGAACGTGGTCGAGGGCAACATCTCGACGATGGACCCGGCCCTCGCCGACACCATGGGCAATGACGCGCTGCTTCTGATCGGCGTCGCGATGGTCGTCATGGGGCTGCTCTTCAAGGTGGGCGCGGTGCCGTTCCACATGTGGACCCCCGACGTCTACCAGGGTGCACCGACTCCGGTCACCGGCTTCATGGCGGCGGCGACGAAGGTGGCCGCGTTCGGCGCCCTCCTGCGCCTGCTGTACGTGGTCCTGCCGGGCCTGCGCTGGGACTGGCGGCCAGTCATGTGGGGCATCGCGATCATCACGATGCTGGGCGGCGCGATCGTCGCCATCACGCAGACCGACATCAAGCGGCTCCTCGCGTACTCGTCCATCGCCCACGCGGGCTTCATCCTCGCCGGTGTCGTCGCCACCACCCCGGACGGCGTCTCCTCGGTGCTCTTCTACCTGGCGGCGTACTCCTTCGTGACGATCGGCGCCTTCGCCGTGGTCACCCTGGTGCGCGACGCGGGGGGCGAGGCCACGCACCTGTCGAAGTGGGCGGGGCTCGGGCGCAGGTCCCCCTTGGTCGCCGCGGTCTTCGCGGTCTTCCTGCTGGCCTTCGCGGGCATCCCGCTGACCTCCGGGTTCACGGGGAAGTTCGCGGTCTTCAAGGCGGCGGCCGAGGGCGGCGCGGGCGCCCTCGTCGTGGTCGGTGTGCTGTCGTCGGCGATCGCCGCGTTCTTCTACATCCGTGTGATCGTGCTCATGTTCTTCAGCGAGCCGAAGGCGGACGGCCCCACGGTCGCCGTGCCGTCGCCGCTGACCATGACGGCGATCGGCGTGGGCGTCGCGGTGACGCTGGTGCTCGGTGTGGCCCCGCAGTACTTCCTGGATCTGGCGGGCCAGGCGGGGGTCTTCGTCCGGTAA
- the nuoK gene encoding NADH-quinone oxidoreductase subunit NuoK has protein sequence MNPVNYLYLAALLFAIGATGVLIRRNAIVVFMCIELMLNACNLAFVAFSRMHGNLDGQIIAFFTMVVAAAEVVVGLAIIVSLFRSRHSASVDDASLMKL, from the coding sequence GTGAACCCCGTCAACTATCTCTACCTCGCCGCCCTGTTGTTCGCGATCGGCGCGACCGGCGTACTCATCAGGCGGAACGCGATCGTGGTCTTCATGTGCATCGAGCTGATGCTCAACGCCTGCAACCTCGCGTTCGTCGCCTTCTCCCGGATGCACGGCAACCTCGACGGCCAGATCATCGCCTTCTTCACGATGGTCGTCGCCGCCGCGGAGGTCGTGGTCGGGCTCGCGATCATCGTGTCGCTCTTCCGTTCCCGCCACTCGGCCTCGGTCGACGACGCCAGCCTGATGAAGCTGTAA
- the nuoL gene encoding NADH-quinone oxidoreductase subunit L, whose translation MENLIALLVAAPLLGAAVLLCGGRALDRAGHWLGTLLAAASFVVAVVLFSDMLGKGTEERTLSQHLFSWIPVEGFQADVAFQLDQLSMTFVLLISGVGTLIHIYSIGYMEHDERRRRFFGYLNLFLAAMLLLVLADNYLLLYVGWEGVGLASYLLIGFWQHKPSAATAAKKAFLVNRVGDMGLSIAIMLMFTTFGTFAFEPVLEATGETSEGKLTAIGLMLLLAACGKSAQVPLQSWLGDAMEGPTPVSALIHAATMVTAGVYLIVRSGAIFNGAPDAQLAVTVVGAVTLLFGAIVGCAKDDIKKALAGSTMSQIGYMILAAGLGPIGYVFAIMHLVTHGFFKAGLFLGAGSVMHGMNDEVDMRKYGGLRKYMPVTFVTFGLGYLAIIGFPGLSGFFSKDKIIEAAFAKGGTEGWILGSVALLGAAITAYYMTRVMLMTFFGDKRWQPDADGNEPHPHESPTSMTIPMIVLAFGSVFAGGFFGIGDRFLHWLEPVTGHKHGHSPLSAATVTGATVGVLLIGVALAYVQYGRRPVPVTAPRGSLLTRAARRDLLQDDFNHVVLVRGGEHLTRSLVYVDHTLVDGVVNGTAASMGGLSGRLRKLQNGYARSYAVSMFGGAAVLIAATLLMRAV comes from the coding sequence GTGGAGAACCTGATTGCGCTGCTCGTCGCGGCGCCTCTGCTCGGAGCGGCCGTACTGCTGTGCGGCGGGCGGGCGTTGGACCGCGCGGGCCACTGGCTCGGCACGCTGCTCGCGGCCGCCTCCTTCGTCGTCGCCGTGGTGCTCTTCTCGGACATGCTGGGCAAGGGCACCGAGGAGCGGACCCTGTCGCAGCACCTGTTCAGCTGGATCCCCGTCGAGGGCTTCCAGGCGGACGTCGCCTTCCAGCTCGACCAGCTGTCGATGACGTTCGTCCTGCTGATCTCCGGTGTCGGCACCCTGATCCACATCTACTCCATCGGGTACATGGAGCACGACGAGCGGCGCCGCCGCTTCTTCGGCTACCTGAACCTCTTCCTCGCGGCGATGCTCCTCCTCGTCCTCGCCGACAACTACCTCCTCCTGTACGTCGGCTGGGAGGGCGTCGGTCTCGCCTCGTACCTCCTGATCGGCTTCTGGCAGCACAAGCCCAGCGCCGCCACCGCCGCGAAGAAGGCCTTCCTGGTCAACCGCGTCGGCGACATGGGCCTGTCGATCGCGATCATGCTGATGTTCACCACCTTCGGGACGTTCGCCTTCGAGCCCGTCCTGGAGGCGACGGGTGAGACCAGCGAGGGCAAGCTCACCGCCATCGGCCTGATGCTGCTGCTCGCCGCGTGCGGCAAGTCCGCGCAGGTGCCGCTCCAGTCCTGGCTCGGTGACGCGATGGAGGGCCCGACCCCGGTCTCGGCCCTGATCCACGCGGCCACGATGGTGACCGCCGGTGTCTACCTGATCGTCCGCTCCGGAGCGATCTTCAACGGCGCTCCGGACGCACAGCTCGCCGTCACGGTCGTCGGAGCGGTCACGCTCCTGTTCGGTGCGATCGTCGGTTGCGCGAAGGACGACATCAAGAAGGCCCTCGCCGGCTCGACGATGTCCCAGATCGGCTACATGATCCTGGCCGCCGGCCTCGGACCCATCGGCTACGTCTTCGCGATCATGCACCTGGTGACGCACGGCTTCTTCAAGGCCGGGCTCTTCCTCGGCGCCGGATCGGTCATGCACGGCATGAACGACGAGGTGGACATGAGGAAGTACGGCGGCCTCAGGAAGTACATGCCGGTCACCTTCGTCACCTTCGGGCTCGGCTATCTCGCGATCATCGGCTTCCCCGGCCTGTCCGGCTTCTTCTCCAAGGACAAGATCATCGAGGCGGCGTTCGCCAAGGGCGGCACGGAGGGCTGGATCCTCGGGTCGGTGGCGCTCCTCGGCGCGGCCATCACCGCGTACTACATGACACGCGTGATGCTCATGACCTTCTTCGGGGACAAGCGCTGGCAGCCGGACGCCGACGGCAACGAACCGCACCCGCACGAGTCGCCCACATCCATGACGATCCCGATGATCGTGCTCGCCTTCGGGTCGGTCTTCGCGGGCGGCTTCTTCGGCATCGGCGACCGCTTCCTGCACTGGCTGGAGCCGGTCACCGGCCACAAGCACGGTCACTCCCCGCTCAGCGCCGCCACGGTCACGGGCGCCACCGTGGGCGTCCTGCTCATCGGCGTCGCCCTGGCCTACGTCCAGTACGGGCGCAGGCCCGTCCCGGTCACCGCCCCGCGCGGCTCGCTCCTCACCCGGGCCGCCCGCCGCGACCTCCTCCAGGACGACTTCAACCACGTCGTCCTGGTGCGCGGCGGTGAGCACCTCACGCGCTCCCTGGTGTACGTCGACCACACCCTGGTCGACGGGGTCGTCAACGGCACGGCGGCCTCGATGGGCGGCCTCTCCGGACGGCTGCGCAAACTGCAGAACGGCTACGCCCGCTCCTACGCGGTCTCGATGTTCGGCGGCGCTGCGGTACTCATCGCCGCGACCCTGCTGATGAGGGCGGTCTGA
- the fahA gene encoding fumarylacetoacetase encodes MSEQTPLDPAAGDTPGLPESDSIGLSEGDPFGLPEGDPFGPHNLPYGVFSLAGERTDQRRVGVRLGSYVLDAGAAAAALGSPYVSLLARPTLNALLSAGRTAWSDVRRALTAWVTVPSYRDSVRPLLHPLSDVTLHLPFEVADYVDFYASENHATNLGKMFRPDSPTPLTPNWKHLPIGYHGRSGTVVVSGTDVVRPSGQRKAPSDTAPVFGPSVRLDIEAEVGFVVGAPSTHGTPVPLADFREHVFGLTLLNDWSARDIQAWEYVPLGPFLGKSFATSVSAWITPLDALDAARVAPPERTHQLLPYLDDSAESATDEPGGYDLRMTVTLNGHVISEPPFSTVYWTAAQQLAHMTVNGASLRTGDLYGSGTVSGPSAGQYGSLIEITWNGRDPLELPDGKRTFLEDGDEVTLSAWAPGPDGTKVGLGEVTGRIVAAR; translated from the coding sequence ATGTCCGAGCAGACCCCGCTCGACCCGGCCGCCGGTGACACCCCCGGCCTCCCCGAGAGCGACTCCATCGGCCTCTCCGAGGGCGACCCCTTCGGCCTGCCCGAGGGCGATCCCTTCGGACCGCACAACCTCCCCTACGGCGTGTTCTCCCTGGCCGGGGAGCGCACCGACCAGCGCAGGGTCGGCGTACGACTCGGCTCGTACGTCCTGGACGCGGGTGCTGCCGCCGCCGCGCTCGGCTCCCCCTATGTGTCCCTCCTCGCCCGGCCCACCCTGAACGCTCTCCTCTCCGCGGGCCGCACCGCCTGGTCCGACGTGCGGCGCGCCCTGACGGCGTGGGTGACCGTCCCGTCCTACCGGGATTCCGTACGCCCCCTGCTGCACCCCCTCTCCGACGTCACCCTGCACCTGCCGTTCGAGGTAGCGGACTACGTCGACTTCTACGCCTCGGAGAACCACGCGACGAACCTGGGCAAGATGTTCCGCCCGGACTCGCCGACCCCGCTCACCCCCAACTGGAAGCACCTGCCCATCGGTTACCACGGCCGGTCCGGCACCGTCGTGGTCTCCGGGACGGACGTGGTGCGCCCCTCGGGCCAGCGCAAGGCACCCTCCGACACCGCCCCCGTCTTCGGCCCCTCGGTCCGCCTCGACATCGAGGCGGAGGTCGGGTTCGTGGTCGGCGCCCCCTCGACGCACGGAACTCCCGTGCCCCTCGCGGACTTCCGCGAGCACGTCTTCGGCCTCACGCTCCTCAACGACTGGTCGGCGCGCGACATCCAGGCCTGGGAGTACGTCCCCCTCGGCCCGTTCCTCGGCAAGTCCTTCGCCACCTCGGTGTCCGCCTGGATCACCCCCCTCGACGCACTGGACGCGGCCCGGGTCGCGCCCCCGGAGCGCACGCACCAGCTGCTGCCCTACCTGGACGACTCCGCCGAGTCGGCCACGGACGAGCCCGGCGGCTACGACCTGCGCATGACGGTCACGCTCAACGGCCACGTCATCTCCGAGCCGCCCTTCTCCACCGTGTATTGGACGGCCGCGCAGCAGCTCGCGCACATGACGGTCAACGGCGCCTCCCTGCGCACCGGTGACCTGTACGGCTCGGGCACGGTCAGCGGCCCCTCGGCCGGTCAGTACGGCTCCCTGATCGAGATCACCTGGAACGGCCGGGACCCCCTCGAACTCCCCGACGGCAAGCGGACGTTCCTGGAGGACGGCGACGAGGTCACGCTCTCGGCGTGGGCCCCGGGGCCGGACGGCACCAAGGTGGGCCTCGGCGAGGTGACGGGCCGGATCGTGGCGGCTCGGTAA